The Lathyrus oleraceus cultivar Zhongwan6 chromosome 5, CAAS_Psat_ZW6_1.0, whole genome shotgun sequence genome includes the window TAAAGGGTAAATGTAGCTTAGAAAAGGGAAATTAAGTTTCATCAAAAACTACATGCCGTGAAATAATTATTTTTCTGTTTGACAAATCATAACATTTATATCCTCTATGATTGGACGGGTAGCCCAAGAAAACACACAGGGTAGAGCGAGGTTGTAATTTATGGATACTGGTAGAAGGAAACAGTGGATAGCATAAACAACCAAAAACTCGGAGGTGTGCATAAGTGGGATCCCGGTGATATAAAATCTGAGTAGGTGACTTGTGATTAAGAGATTTATGTGGGAGAATATTTAACAAGTAAGTTGCCATTTGAAGAGCATGATGCCAAAAAGAAGTGGGCATGGAAGAATGGACAAGGAGAGTGCGAATCTTGTTATTTATGGTGCGTATTTTTTGTTCCGCTTTACCATTTTGAGAAGAAGTATGCGGGCAAGAGAAACGAAAAATAAGACCATTAGCATCGCAATATTTTCTGAAAGACTCATTGTCAAATTCACGTCCATTGTCACATTGAAAACATTTGATGGTTTTATCAAATTGAGTTTTAATGAGAGAAGTCAAGGATGAAAACATAGAGTAGACTTCAGATTTTTTGCTAATAGGAAAAGTCCACAAAAAATTAGAGTAATCATCCAAGAATAAAACATAATATTTATGCCCAACTGTGCTTAAAATAGGAGAAGTCCATAAATTGCTGTGCATAATATCGAAAGGCATtaaagtatgagattgagaaGCATAAAATGGCAATTTAATATGCTTCCCAAAGACACAAGAGTCACAAACCgattttgaaattaaattgtTACAACCAATGAACTTATTTTTGCTAAGAGATCGCAAAACAGATGAACCCGGGTGTCCTAAACGGTTGTGCCATAAACTGGAAGTAAGAGCTGCAAAAGTGGATGGATGGGAGACTGAATAATTATTCGTGATGGGATAAAGATCCCCGATACTATCACATCTCATTAGTGGCATCCCCGTCTGAAAATCATTCACAGAGAATCCAAAAGGGTCAAAAGTAATAGAAACATTATTGTCAATAGTGAGACATCGCAcataaattaaatttttaataatttGCGAAGCATGTAGGACATTTTGTAGTTTTAAAGGTTTTGGAGATGTGGAAATGGTTGATTGTCCATAACCACGGATTGGAATTTGTTGTCCACTACCAACAATAATATTTTGATTTGAATTACTCATATTAGAATAAGACGAGAGATTACCTTGTGATGCCGTCATATGAGAGGTTGCTCCAGTATCCATATACCACTGGCCATCGGGAGGATTGAGGGACATGGTGTGCATTGCGGCTTCAATATCCGTGGGTGCTAGAGAAGGAGTGCTGACTGCATAGGCTTGCGGACGTGGACCTAATAGTCCTGGTTGCTTTGGAGGACCACTTGGGCGAGTCCATTGAGAAGACGGATATGGGCAAGGAGGGAGTCCCCATGGTGGTGACATCCAACCCCATTGATACTGCTGCCAAGGAGGGGGAGGAGACTGCCACTGTGAGGTGTTGGCTTGTAGGGACGGTTGACCACCACCACGTCCGCCGCCACGTTGACCACGTCCGCTGTTTCTACCGTAACTGTTTCGGTTTTTATGAGCAGAATTTCGGCTGTTATTCTTCTTGCCGCCGCGATTATCATTATAGAAGGAGGGTTCAGTAACATCCTTTGGTTGTGTCCCAATCATGGCAGCCTGTGCGCCGGTAGCCGCCATCTTAATTAGACCGGCTTCTTCAAGAGTAAGCATAGAGCGGGCCTGATAAAATTGTGGAAGAGGGTTGCTTTGCCGAATTAGTGTACCGACCCCATTGTATACATCAGTGAGATCGGAAACAAGTTGGAGAACGAGTTGCTGATTAGAGACAGGGGCTCCAACGTTCTTCAATTGGTCAGAAAGTGTTTTGAGTCACTGACAGTAAGCGGAAGCGGTGGGAAAATCTTCCATGCGAACGGATGAAAACTCCTGCTCGAGAGTGACTGCACGAGCGTTTTCATTGTCCTGGAAGATGTTGGTCAATCGATTCCAAGCCTCCATGGCAGTGGATTCTGGTTCAATGATGGTAGCCAAAAGATCGCCGGAGATAGTGGAATAAATCCACTGTAGAGCTGTTGCATCAAGAGTCGCCCACAACCCCTGCTCATCATCGGTTTCAGGTGTCTTCTTTTCCTTGCCTGGTGCTGGAGGAATGATGTGATGAAGAACCTTATGAGATCGAGCATGGATTTTGAAAAGTTCAACCCACGTACCAAATTGAACGttttccatctcaagaacaatAAGGATGTGGTTCTTGATGTTGGTTACGGGGAGAGCCGGATGGAAAGGGTTCTTTGGTGGTGAAGACGATTGTGGTGGAGGAGTTACCACATCGGTTGGGATTGACATGATTAGTGAGTagagaaagaaagaagaagaaaaaaaattcGTGTAACAGAAGGTTGAGAGGCTAAGCGGGGCAACCTAGGTCTCTTGATACCATGAAAGGAATTGTTTTCCTGCTGTTTTCATTAATCTGTATCCATATATGTACAATGATCATGTGTGACCAATATAGAAGCCTCTTAACTATACATCAATTATTTGCTTAAAATAGATTAGGAAGGTACTGCCTATTCTATGAATGGAAAAGATACAGATGTTATTACAAGAATATTCTAACAAATATTCTGGTCTATCAGAATCACTTAGCAAATGAAGGTTTTAATGATTGGAAACATATTTATGAAATGCTTAAAGAACATGAATCAAGCGGTGCACACATGTCTTTCATGAGTAAATGAATTGACTTACAAATTAGATTTAAGAAAAATATAACAATTGATAAACATCTTCAAGAGCTTATAAGAAATGAAAAAAGGCATTGGAAGGATGTCTTACTTAGGATAGTTTATGTTACTAGATATCTAGCTGAGAAAATTTTAACATTTCGTGGAAAAAATGAGAGGATTAATGTGGAAAACAATGAAAACTTTCTTTCTCTTGTTGAAATGATTGCTGAATGAGATCATGTCATGCAAAAACATTTTGAACGTACTAAGAATAATGAATTCCATTATCATTATCTTAGTCATAAGATTCAAAATGAATTAATTAACATGTTAGGTAATGAAGTCAAAAGTGTAATAGTCAAAAAAATCAAAGAAGCAAATTTTTTTCTGTGATTCTTGATTGTACTCTTGATGTAACTCATCAAGAACAAATGACTCTCATTATACATTGTGTGGATGTTTCTAAAAGTCCAATAAAAATTGAAGAATTTTTTGTATAATTTTTGAAAGTTTATGACACAACAGGTCAAAGATTGTTTGAGTAATTACAAAATGTATTGGAAACTCTCGGTCTAGATATTAATAATGTGAGAGGACAAGGATATGATAATGAATCAAACATGAAATTTGGGTGCCTTGGGCTAATCAAAAGAGTGGTGCCCCTAACCCGTAGTTTGAAAAAATTCTCGTAGTTTGAATTTGGAACCCCTTGGGCTAATCAAACTACTGGGTCTAGACAGAGTACTATAGTATCTGTCCCCAAACTCGTAGTTTGAAAAAATTCTCGTACCCGAGCACATATCCACGTGGGCACCATCGTGTGTTCCCATACCCGTACCCAGACCCTATGGATACTTAGGCACCCATACCCATATCTGTTTATCCGCATTTTTAATAGAAAATGATTGAtcaattataatttatcatgtcattttaattttttaacaatatttaaaaaatttaagGATGTTATTGTTGAGttaagaaataaataaatatttatattaaaatgcGTAGAAATTTAATAGTTGTGTATTTAATAAATTTGATAGATTAAAAGTGTacataatgaaaataaaaatatatatcGCACGGGTATGGGGCGAACTGGATATTAAAATACTCGTACCCGCACCCATACTCATTTATTTTATTGGATAGTTGTTTGTACCCGTGCCTGTATCCATTTTGCAAATTTTTATCCTATTTATTATAGATAATTTTTTCAGGTACCGAGTGAGGATGAACACAATTGTTATCCCTACCGAAATTACAAACCATTGGTAACTTAGGCTAAACAAGAATACATATTCTTACTAAACTCATAAAAATGAGGATTCTTCCTTAATTCTAAACAAGGTTAAGAATAAGGATTCTTACTTAAGAGCTTAGCTAGAAAACATAATTAAGTATTGACTTTATTTATTAAGTAACTATATAATTCTATAGTCACGTTATTTTCTTCGCTATCTGCTAAAAGCAAACCAATGTAACCACACTTTTACAATACAATAAGATAATTTTGAGGTAGTCAAATAATTTGAAAAGTAATAGAAACAAAAAGCGAGAGAAATTATAAAAATACCAACATTATGACACGAAAACAAAATTATCTGCATTCACAATTATAACAAACGCACTTTGGTTTCAAAGGACGATGACACGCTTTGTTAAAGCAATCAGCATCAATTAGGCAAAGAAATGGAACTGCAAAACCAAATAAAAAGAATTGATTATTACTAATAGGAGATCAAATAGTGTGTGTATGATAAGAAAATTGAAAATAGTATCAAGAAATGACTCACTGTATGGCTTTCTTCCTCCATTAATTAAAGTAAAAAACAAAGAAATAATGATAATTAAAACATAAGCAGACTTGGAAAGTTGAACCATATTTTTTTCTTCCTATTTTCATGTAGCAAACTGAAAAATGTGTATGATCAATTTATAAGTTAAAAGTTTGATATTAATTGTGTTAACTACAATTAAATAGATCTTAGCATTTCGGAGTTACAAAAAGACAAGCATAAAACTGTAACTTGTGATAGACATCTATAGTATATATCGAAGTGTTATTATGTCCATGAAAAAGTTTCTTACTGCGGTATTTGCTAAATGCATTGATCCAGTTTCATCTTTACTATGTTTTAAATGATCAACCTAATAGGCTTAAGATATAAACATATAAACTAAATTCACTGCATTTAACAAATGTCCCATTCAACGGTCATGATATTTATAGCTGTTTTAACTAAATCATACCATTCAAATATAATatatttgaatttaaaaataataaGATATCTGtgattttaaaatataaattgTCTGATATCTCGATTCAACAACCATGAATATGTTTTCTCACCATTGAGGGCAGTGAATCACAATCCTAATAAACTTCTCACATAAAATATTTGGTGATGCTCTctattttattttacttttaatatattataattttttttatttctcttttagCCTTTCTTGATAATGTAAAAATCTCAAACAATAAATAGTTGATATTAATTATGAAACAAGTTAGTTGTAAAATAATGCATTGAAGAGGTAACTAAACatttatttataaaaatttaTTAGTATAAAATTTATTTATAGTTTGAAATTACCAAGAGGTAACTTCTCTTGACAAAATTATAGAAATTAAATCAACATTTTAACAAATCAAACATTTTTCAGATATTTAATTATGGTGGCGTAATTAGAATGTTTGTTTTCTTGTCCGTTATCCGCTTTTGTTTAATAGTTGGTTTGTTTACGAAGAGTAGAAAGAGTAGGTAAGAGAGAaagagagttatcagaaagaaaggAAATAGGAAGAGAAGAGAGAAGAGGAGGGAAGAGAAAGAATGGGAAGAAGAAACTCATGGAGGAACATGAAGATGgtgtcatcttcatcatcaccaccatcatcttatcttcatcatcatcaccaacttcatctcTATTTTCATCATCTTCACCTTCAAGGTGAGTTCTAGATAGGAATTAGCCtttgggggaaaataatctatGTTTTGGGGGTTATGATTTGTGTGAATCTATGATGAAATTATTGTGTTCATACTTCTCTTTGATGCTATATGTTGGTaccatgttgttgttgttgaagttgTTGTTTTGAGTGCTTGATGTTTATGTATTTTGTTGTTGAAGTTATGGAGGTTAACCACATGAATTCATGATAATATATGTTTTAAGATGGGTGTGTATGATTAAATTTGGAAGGAAGAATGTTTAGAAGAAGTATTTTTAGAGATTATGcaggtgtcaatcgattggttgtAGAAAAGTTGCATAACCAATTGATTGGTTCATGTTTCTGTGAAGAAAAAACAAAGTTTTAGtgatgtcaatcgattgacatggCAGGCCAATTGATTGGTCCTGTCAATTTTGTGAAAAATACGTTACAGAAACTTCATGCAATCAATTGGCTCCAAATGCAATCTATTGGTTCAGCCTTGTTTTTGCCAAAAACCACTTATTTCATGTTTCTAAACCACCTTGGATGCATTATAACTTATACCATGATGTGTATGCATTAGATTAACATTAATCGGTCAATTTATATGAGTTTGTGTATGTTTTAACCTAGAATCCTGACTAGGTTAGAATGATCAATTAATGAGTTAGATTGCGGTGGATTGAGTGATAACCTTGCCTATGGACCTTGTAGCATGTTATGTcattttgtgaactttaatgTATGCTATACATGTTGTTGGTTATGGTAATTGTGTGCGTGCATGAATTATTAAGAGCTCATGATTGGTTGATTGTATTGGTTACACAATAAAATGACTAAAACTTATGAGTGAGGTAAACCTAGGAGGATATTGGGTAAATGACTTAGAAAGATAACTTAAGTTATGAAATGATTTAGATTGTGATGCTTGGACGTAATCGTACTGTGGTGTGTACAACGAACAAGTAGTCACAGAGCGATACGTTAACATGCTTTGTATGGGACATGTATGATTTATGcatgagaattgatatgatatcaggagaatttgtttgatatttttggtAAGGAACTTTTGTTCCAAAAGCCCTATTTTGGTGAGGAGCGTTGCTCTAAAAGTCCTATTTGTTATTGTGAATTAATCACGTATTCGGAATTAGTTTTTATGGTGCACATACCACTTCAAAGGCTTAGGTAAAGCGGTAAGTGGGGATGTGAcaccaatgattcgtgcctcaattgggtttgagccccaatCATGGCGGACATGGGAGAAAGttggacacctaagtgggttagagtctcatacgatgaaagataccctaagtgggttagagtcccatacgggtgacggtcgcttgaaatgagtttgaaactcatagaggacccgatatccaccgcgaaagtcgaatcatatGAGTATGCATTAATCAGacctggcttagacgtaagtccgtttGGGGATCGATGTCTCGTGAATCCGAATAGTGATTTGTTGAGTGGATGGACTCAAGTaacatgtttccatacattgcgaTTACCCCTTAGATACTTAAGTCCTAGTTACAAGGTACGAATGATGCACCGGTAACGGAAGGTGAAAACTTGAGTTAGAATTGAgtagaaaccctgtagagccgagtggacccataggataggagaactcactgagattattatctcatcccattattgttgttatttttcaggtattccttgCAGGTTAAATTCAAGGGAAGCTATCTACTGATGTTTCAAGGGACGATGATTATCGTGATCTTCCGCTGTGTAGTTGTgtacaatgaagatattgtacatagttcttagattttatttttagggtttaTTACATGACATGTGTCATTCATGTTTTTAGTTTGAACATGTGTGTATAATGATGCCAATAGGCACTTATTATTGTGTCAATACCAAAtaataacacttgtatgatattattctagatatatattatacgggttgttacattCTTGATATGTGTTATTATCTCAATGTCTCTAGCTCTCTTATTCATATCTCTAACATTCCAACTGATCATCCTGGTTTTTCAGATGTCCCTGAACCATCTTCATTCCTTAACACTTCAAAGTCATTGCTACATCCTAGAGTTAATTATTTTTCCTTCTTAGCTTCAATCATCCTATTTTTTTCTTTGTGTTTGTTGGAATATCCCATCATTGTCCATTCATGTTGTTCCTCTTAAATTCTTAGCTCAATTGCTATCTCTTCTTCCTATGTTTGTATATTATTCTTGCCAGGTTTCTCTATATTAGTCTTCTTCTCAATTAAGATTTGTTTCTTCTATTTATGTATATGCTTCTCCTTGCATTCATGTCCCACATGTTTACACATTGCGCAAAAGGGTGATTCCCATTCATATTCCACCAGTTGTGTAAGCTTGTTTCCTTTTGGGCCCCTTATGGTAATATGCTTTTTCAGCTCAATTTTTATGTCTACTTCAATTATCACTCTAACATATGACACTCTTAATTATTTTTTTGTACATTCATCAGTCATTAGTGGCTTTCCAATGGCACTTGCAATCTTTCCTATACTCTTCTTCCTAAATAGACTAAAGGAAGTTGAGGAAACATCACCCAAATTGGTAAAACTCCAAGCACATCATTTTTCAAGGTGAAATTAGGGGTTCATTCATGTAGgaactgttggtgtaagccctagaggccaatacttttggtacttgtatcaaattatttattaataataaaaggcattttctttattatggttgattaataaa containing:
- the LOC127080847 gene encoding uncharacterized protein LOC127080847, which encodes MSIPTDVVTPPPQSSSPPKNPFHPALPVTNIKNHILIVLEMENVQFGTWVELFKIHARSHKVLHHIIPPAPGKEKKTPETDDEQGLWATLDATALQWIYSTISGDLLATIIEPESTAMEAWNRLTNIFQDNENARAVTLEQEFSSVRMEDFPTASAYCQ